The stretch of DNA TCGGCCTCAAGGGCAGCCTCGCGCCCGACGGGGCGATCGTGAAGGTCGCCGGGATGGCGCGGCTTGAATTCACCGGCCCCGCGCAGGTTTTCGATTGCGAGGAGGATTGCTTCGCCGCCGTCGAGGCGCGCCAGATCCGCGAGGGCAGCGTCATCGTGATCCGCTACGAAGGCCCCAAGGGCGGCCCCGGAATGCGCGAGATGCTCTCCACCACCGCCGCGCTCTACGGGCAGGGCATGGGCGAGAAGGTCGCGCTGATCACCGACGGGCGGTTCTCGGGCGCGACGCGCGGCTTCTGCATCGGCCATGTCGGCCCGGAGGCAGCGGACGGCGGCCCGATCGCGCTGGTCGAGGATGGTGACATCATCTCGATCGATGCCGAGGCGGGCACGATCGATCTCCATGTGGCCGAAGACGTGCTGGCCGAGCGCCGCAAGGCCTGGGCTCCGCGCGCGCATGATTACCAGTCGGGCGCCTTGTGGCGTTACAGCCAGACGGTCGGCAAGGCCCGCTACGGCGCGCTCACCCACCCCGGCGCAAAGGCGGAAACCCATGTCTTTGCGGATATCTAGCGCGATCGGCCTCGTGGCGGCTCTGGCCGGTTGCAGCGCTGCCGACAGCCCGCCGCCGGCAGGTGACACGGTCGATTGCGCTATCGGTGCCGGCGCCGAACTATCGCCCGATTGTGTCCTCGAGCGCGTCTCAACCGACCGTTTCGTGATTCATCACCCCGATGGCGGTTTCCGGCGCTTTGTTCGGGTCGAGGAGTCCGGCGATCTGGGGCTCAGGCCCGCTGATGGTGCGGAGGTGGTCAGTGAAGAACGATGGCAAGGCGATGGCTTGTATCTTCTTGCGTTCGAAGGCGAAAAATACAGGTTCCCAATTGCTCTGCTGAAAGAGGGCGATAGCGGCCCCGCCCCCGCGCAGTGACCGCCGCGCAGGTTCTCACCGCCGCCCAGATGCGCGCCGCCGAACAGGCGTTGTTCGATGCGGGGGTGAGCGTCTCGGCGCTGATGGAGACCGCAGCGGGCGGGGCGGGCGAATGGATCCGCCGCATCGCCGCCGGGCGCAGCGTGGCGGTACTGTGCGGCCCTGGCAACAACGGCGGCGATGGTTATGTTATCGCACGGCTTTTGCGCAAGGCGGGCAATGCGGTGACCGTCATCGCGCCGCTCGCCCCCGCGACCGATGCGGCGAAGGAGGCCAAGCGGCGCTGGGACGGCCCTGTTGCCACCGCAGGCGGCGCTGGCGGGGATGTCTTCGTCGATTGCCTGTTCGGATCGGGGCTCACCCGGCCGCTCTGCGCCGAGCACGCGCTGCTATTGCGCGATCTGGCCGCGCGGCACCGCTACAAGGTCGCGGTCGACGTGCCCTCGGGCATCGCCAGTGACAGCGGCGCAGCTCTTAACGAACGCCTGCCGCGTTTCGACCTCACGCTGGCGCTGGGCGCGTGGAAGTTGGCGCATTGGAGCCTGCCGGGCCGGGCGCTGATGGGGCAGATGCGGCTCGTGCCGATCGGTATTGGAGCAGTGGAGGGCGCGGCGCGGCTGATTGGCAGGCCCCGCCTCGTGCCGCCCGCGCCCGACGCGCACAAATACACCCGCGGGCTCTGCGCGATCGTCGCGGGCACGATGCCAGGCGCGGCGGTGCTCGCCAGCCTCGCGGCGCAGCGTGGCGGCGCGGGTTATGTGAAACTGCTTGCGGAGACCTGTCCCGGAAATCTCCCTGCCAGCATCCCCGCGAGCGAGCAGCCATTGCCCGAGGCGTTGGGCGACACACGCATCGGCGCGGTGCTGGTGGGGCCGGGGCTCGGCACCGACGCCGCCGCGCGCCACCGGCTCGCACAGGTGGTCGCGAGCCCGCATCCGCTGGTGATCGATGCCGATGGGCTCCGCCTGCTCGGCACAGAGGTGTGGGAGCGC from Porphyrobacter sp. YT40 encodes:
- a CDS encoding NAD(P)H-hydrate dehydratase, with protein sequence MTAAQVLTAAQMRAAEQALFDAGVSVSALMETAAGGAGEWIRRIAAGRSVAVLCGPGNNGGDGYVIARLLRKAGNAVTVIAPLAPATDAAKEAKRRWDGPVATAGGAGGDVFVDCLFGSGLTRPLCAEHALLLRDLAARHRYKVAVDVPSGIASDSGAALNERLPRFDLTLALGAWKLAHWSLPGRALMGQMRLVPIGIGAVEGAARLIGRPRLVPPAPDAHKYTRGLCAIVAGTMPGAAVLASLAAQRGGAGYVKLLAETCPGNLPASIPASEQPLPEALGDTRIGAVLVGPGLGTDAAARHRLAQVVASPHPLVIDADGLRLLGTEVWERKAPTLATPHDGELETLCRSFNVVAEGRRNRALALARASGMVICAKGPDTVIAAPDGRLALAPPAPSWLSMAGTGDVLAGIAVSRMAAGRDPFAAACEAVWLHGQAARLCGAAFTPEELAQAVSEALAAAL